The Candidatus Zymogenaceae bacterium genome includes a window with the following:
- the fba gene encoding class II fructose-1,6-bisphosphate aldolase, whose protein sequence is MPLTGTKEMFERAYREQYAVGAFNINNMEIIQGIVEAAQDEKAPLILQVSAGARKYARHEYLLKLMEAALETADVPMCLHLDHGEDFEIAKSCIDGGFTSIMIDGSKHPFDENVALTKKVVEYAHERGIPVEAELGKLAGIEDAISSKKSVFTDPDEAVQFVEKTGCDSLAISVGTSHGAYKFKGEPQLDFERLEVISEKLPGYPLVLHGASTVLPEFVEQANAYGGKLPGARGVPEEMIRRAAKLGVCKVNIDTDLRLAMTATIRKHFVENPEDFDPRKYLGPARDAIRELVRHKLKNVLGCAGKA, encoded by the coding sequence ATGCCGTTGACCGGAACAAAGGAGATGTTTGAGAGGGCCTACAGGGAACAGTACGCTGTGGGTGCGTTCAATATCAATAACATGGAAATCATACAGGGGATTGTAGAGGCGGCCCAGGACGAAAAGGCGCCGCTGATCCTCCAGGTCAGCGCGGGAGCCCGGAAATACGCCCGGCATGAATACCTGCTGAAGCTGATGGAGGCGGCCCTTGAAACCGCGGATGTGCCGATGTGTCTGCACCTTGATCACGGTGAGGATTTCGAGATAGCAAAATCGTGCATCGATGGCGGCTTCACTTCGATCATGATAGACGGCTCGAAACATCCCTTCGATGAAAACGTGGCCCTGACGAAAAAAGTGGTGGAATACGCCCACGAGCGGGGAATTCCGGTGGAGGCGGAGCTGGGGAAGCTTGCGGGCATCGAAGACGCCATCTCCAGCAAGAAGTCGGTCTTCACCGATCCCGACGAGGCGGTACAGTTCGTTGAAAAGACCGGGTGCGACTCTCTGGCCATCTCCGTGGGGACGTCCCACGGGGCGTACAAGTTCAAGGGGGAGCCGCAGCTCGATTTCGAGCGGCTGGAGGTGATTTCCGAGAAGCTTCCGGGCTACCCCCTGGTGCTTCACGGGGCGTCCACGGTGTTGCCGGAGTTCGTCGAGCAGGCCAACGCCTACGGCGGCAAGCTCCCCGGAGCAAGGGGCGTTCCCGAGGAGATGATCCGTCGGGCCGCAAAGCTGGGGGTGTGCAAGGTCAACATAGACACGGACCTCCGCCTTGCCATGACCGCCACGATCAGGAAGCACTTCGTCGAGAATCCCGAGGATTTCGATCCCAGGAAATACCTGGGTCCCGCCCGGGACGCCATCCGGGAGCTGGTTCGCCACAAGCTGAAAAACGTACTGGGGTGCGCGGGAAAGGCGTAG